The segment CGTTCGGATTTTGTGGGACGGCGAGCAAGTCGGTATCTTTTCGGGGATCACTGACTTTTGGCAAACGTTTACCGTGACCGTACGCGGCACCGATGCGGAAACGTCCCGCTTGGAGATTCAGGAAGTCGACGGTGTTGGCAATGATGGTGTCGGCGCGATGTTGGACAACCTGCGACTTGTTCCGGTTTCCAATCAGGCCGTTGAAAATGGAAGCTTTGAAGACAACGAGTCTGGCACCGTCAGTCAGGACGACGTTCCCGGTTGGAGTGTCTCAGCCGACGAAGACGAACGCCTGGCTGATATTCAAACCGGAACTGCGAGCGACGGGTCCCAGTTCGTTAACCTTGATCGCCAATCAGATAACTCAGACATTCTCTTCACAGACATCACGACCGAAAACGGCGGGATATACTTTGTTTCCTTCGACCTGCGATCCGAAAGCGGCGTCGTCGGCGAAGACGAAGAAGTTCGCGTCCGCTGGAACGACGAATGGGTTGGGACCTATCGTGGCAACTCCGACTGGCAAAGCTTCGGCTTTACGGTGCGAGCCGACTCCGATTTGACGCGACTGGTCTTCCGCGAGCCCGGTGGTGAGTTCACAGGTGATGGAGATGGTCCGCTGCTGGACAACGTCACGATCACAAAAGTCGTTCCGTCTCTTTCAGTTTCGGTAGGTGATACGACTGAGTTTGAGTTCACTGAGAACGACGGACAGCTGGAACTTGGTTCGGGAATTACGGCGATCAATTCGACGGTTAGCGATGCCATCACAGGATTCACGGTTTCGCTTCCTGCGTCGGCTGATTCCGCAACGGAAATCCTTCGCGTCGATGGCTTGGACTCATTTGTCGAATCGGAAGACGGAACGCTGACTTTCGAAGCAGATCTGAACTCGGACGAGTTCCTGACCGTGCTGCAGACGTTGACTTACGAAAATACATCGGACAATCCTGTTGCTGGCACTCGCTCGATCGCAATTCAGGTCAGCTCAGGAAGCGTCACGTCGCCGAGCGCGAACTTGACTGTCAACGTCACGCCCGTAAACGACGTACCGGTCATCACCGACATCGCTGATGGCATGGCTTCCGTCGATCAACTGTTCAATGTCCAGGCAACGGCGACTGATGCAGAAGACGAGACCATCACCTGGAGCGTTACTGCGGCTGGTAGTGCGATTCTCGACGGTGATGTTGAGCCAACGATCGATTCAGGCGGAACGATCAGCTGGACTCCAGCCCGGGAAGGTGCGGCTGTGTTTACTGTCCGAGCCACCGATGCGACGGGCGATTTTAGTGAAACGCAGTTCTCTGTGACCGCTACGGAGCAGACTTTTCTGGACACGGGAAATGTAATCGTGAACTCCGGAACGGACTTGCCACTGTTTGATTCGACCGCAGCGACGGATGATGCGATCGGAGAAACTCTGGCCGATTTTGAGGCTCAAACGATCACCGGCGAAGCCTTCAACAGCATCGAGCCTGGCGTGGGTCGAATTTACGCAGTGCTTGCGCACTGGTGTCCGTTCTGCAACGATGAACTTCCGGAAATCGTTGAATGGCTTGGCGACACTGATCTTGGTGACGACGTCGAATTTGTCGCGGCTGCGGTTTCCGTGGATCCGGATGACGAAACCTATCCACCGTCCCAATGGTTTAGTGATGCTGGATACGATGGGACGATCATCGTCGACAATACGCAAGCAAAACTGATGGACCTTCTTGGCACGGACCGGTTCCCATTCCTTGTTGGCGTCGATAGCAGCGGCGAAGTCGTTTATCGATCCCAGGGACTGTCAACGCAAGCACAGTTCGATGCGGCACTTGCTGCGGTTCGATCCTAGCGTTCACAAATTCTGCCGCTGGTAACTTTGAAGAAATAAGTTGCGGGCTTCGGAGCCGCCTGAAGGGTGGCTTCGTGTGTGAATCTTCATCACAATTCTGCAAGCGTGGGCTTGCGGAATTCGGCAACGTGTGCGCGAACGCGCGACTCTGAAACTTCGGGTGGGCAGGGCGGAGAATGTCTCTATAATGTGCGGTTCGCAAAATTCGAACCAACCATTCTGCCAGGAATACGCCGCCGTATGCCAGCTTCCGATATCGTTGTAAAAGGTGCTCGTGAACACAATCTTCAGAATGTTGACCTTGTCCTTCCGCGCAACCAGCTTATTTGCCTGACCGGAGTTTCCGGGAGCGGTAAAAGTTCGTTTGCGTTCGACACCGTTTTCGCAGAAGGACAGCGTCGGTATGTCGAAAGTCTGTCCAGTTTCGCGCGACAGTTCCTCGGCCAAATGTCGAAGCCGGACGTCGACCTGATCTCGGGTTTGAGTCCATCGATTTCGATTGCACAGAAAAGCTCCGGCAACAATCCGCGTTCGACCGTCGGAACGATCACCGAAATCTATGACTTTCTCCGAATTCTCTACGCACGGGTTGGTCAGGGCTTCTGCCCGAAATGTAACACGCCGATCACAGCGCAGTCCAAGGATCAGATCATCGGGAGCATTTTTACGCTTCCTGAAAACACCAGCTATTCGATTTTGGCTCCCGTCGTACGAGCTCAGAAAGGTGAGCACAAAGACCTGTTCGCCGAATTGCTGCGTCGCGGATACTCTCGTGCCCGCGTCGACGGCGAAACCGTTTCGCTCTCGAGTGAAATTAACCTCGACCGCTCCCGTCGCCACAATGTCGAAGTCGTCATCGACCGGTTGGTCGCCAGTCCCGCGATCCGCAGTCGTCTGACCGAGTCCGTCGAAGCTGCGCTCAAGATTGGCAAAGGAACGTTGGTTGTTGAGTTCGCCGACGAGTCTGCGGCACAGTCCGCGCCCGTGAATCCGGATGCGCCCGAAGCGGAATCGACCGGGAAAACGTCGCGACGTAAAAAGAAGACTCGTAACAAGAGCATCAGCGGTTCCGACAGCGATCGCGTTTACTCGGCCGACTACGCTTGTCCCGGCTGCGGTTTGGGTTTCTCGCCTCCGACGCCTCAGATGTTTTCCTTCAACAGCCCGCAAGGCATGTGCCTTGGTTGCGATGGCCTGGGCGATGTGTTCACCTTCGACCGCGATTTGCTGGTTCCCGAACCGCACAAGTCCTTCCAACAGGGCTGTTTCGAATTGCTTGGGAAATGGAAAGACCTCGGTCGTTGGAAACGCCACATCTATCAGGGTGTCGCGGACACCGTGGAACGCGAGTTGAATCTCGAAGCCGGTACGATGCTGGAAACTGCATGGGAAGACCTGACGGAACAGCAGCAGGACATGTGGCTGTACGGTACCGACGACATGCACATCACGTACACCTGGAAAGGTGGCAACTCGCCGATGAAGTACGGCGGGCAGTTTCCAGGAATCGTTTCGGAGCTGGATGAAAAGTACCAACAGCTGACCAGCGCTCCCAAGATTCGCAGCCTTGAAGCGTACATGAACGAGATCAAGTGCGTTGAATGTGGTGGCGCTCGACTCAATCGCCAGTCGCGAAACTTCCGGCTCAAAACGACGCACGAAAGTTTCGCGGACAAACCCGAACTTTCGCTGCCGGATGTTTGCAACCTGTCGATCGCTGAAGTTCGGGCCTTCTTCTCAGGTTTGGATCTGGACGACGTTCGCAACTACGTGGCCACCGAACCGCTCAAGGAGATCCGCAACCGGTTGGGATTCCTGCTCAACGTTGGCCTCGACTATCTGACACTCAATAGGACCGCACCGACGCTTTCTGGTGGCGAAACGCAGCGTATTCGACTGGCCGGACAAATCGGTGCCGGCCTGGTCGGCGTGCTTTATATTCTTGACGAGCCATCGATCGGTCTGCACGCCCGTGACAACGATCGGCTGATCAGCACGCTGGAACACCTTCGCGATCTTGGCAACACCGTCGTCGTGGTCGAACACGATGAAGACACAATGCGAGCGGCCGATTACTTGATCGACTTTGGGCCTGGACCGGGTGTGCGCGGCGGTGAAGTGGTCGTCGAAGGACACCCTTCGGAAATCATCAAGGACAAGAAAAGTCTCACAGCGCAATATCTGTCCGGTCGTTTGGAAATCGAAATTCCGGAACAGCGTCGTCTGACCGACCCGGAAAAGAGCTTGCGGATCACGAACTGCAAGCACAACAATCTGTTGGGCGTCGATGTCGAAATTCCGCTGGGGCGATTTGTCTGCGTCACTGGTGTTTCGGGAAGCGGGAAAAGTTCGTTCGTCAACGGGATTCTGAAAGAAGTTCTCAAGCAGGAACTTAACGGCGGAATCAGCGAAGCCGGTGAGTTCGGTGAGATCATTGGCCTCGAACATCTCGACAAAATGATCGCGATCGATCAGTCTCCGATCGGCCGCACACCACGTTCGAACCCGGGAACTTACGTCAAGCTGTTCGACGAAATTCGCAAGCTCTACACGCAGCTTCCCGAAGCCAAAACTCGCGGCTACAAAGCCGGTCGATTCAGCTTCAATGTTCGTGGCGGTCGTTGCGAAGCCTGTGAAGGCAACGGTTCGAACAAACTTGAGATGGATTTTCTGGCCGACGTTTGGGTCACGTGTCCGATTTGCCAGGGAGCCCGTTTCAATCGCGAAACGCTGCAGGTCCAATACAAAGGCAAGTCCATCGCGGACGTGCTGCAGATGGAGATCGAAGAGGCGTTGCACTTTTTCGAATCCATTCCTGCGATTCACAAAAAGTTGCTGACGCTGCAAGCCGTCGGGCTGGAGTATCTCAAAATCGGGCAACCGTCGCCAACGCTGTCCGGTGGTGAGGCTCAGCGAATCAAGCTGGCTCGCGAACTTGCCAAACGTTCAACCGGCAAGACGCTGTATTTGCTCGACGAACCCACCACTGGTTTGCACTTTGCCGACATTCGTTTGTTGCTTCAGGTCCTGCAGGATTTCGTCGAAGCAGGAAACACGGTGTTGGTCGTTGAGCATAATCTTGACGTGATCAAAACAGCGGACTGGGTCATCGATCTTGGTCCTGAAGGTGGCTCGGGCGGAGGTCAGTTGGTGATCAGTGGAACGCCTGAAGAGGTCGCGGCGTGCCCGGAATCGCATACCGGAAAGGCGATCGCCAAGGCACTTGAACCGCGAGCTGAAATTCCGGCTCCTGAGTCCGGCACGAAATCGATGACGCCGACGCTGGCGACGGAAATCAAAGTCCGTGGTGCGTCACAGCACAATTTGAAGACGCTTGATCTCGATGTTGAGCGAGACAAGATGACCGTGTTCAGCGGTCCGTCTGGCAGCGGGAAAAGCTCGATGGCGATGGACACCATCTACGCCGAAGGCCAGCGTCGCTATGTCGAAAGCCTCAGCTCGTACGCTCGCCAGTTCGTCAACCAGCTGGAAAAACCTCGCGTCGATCAGATCGAAGGACTCTCGCCAGCGATTGCGATCGAACAGAAAACGCTCGGTTCGACTCCCCGATCCACCGTCGGAACTGTCACGGAAGTTTATGACTACCTGCGGATCCTGATGGCTCGTTTGGGCACGCCGTATTGCCCGGATTGCGACAAACCGATTGGAACGCAAACTTCGGACGATATCGTCGACAAAATCCTGGCTTACGACGAAGGAACGCGGCTGTTGCTGATGGCTCCCGTCGCTCCGGAATCGGGACAGAGCTACGAACAGCTGTGGGATGATATTCGCGCCAACGGCTACCAGCGAGTTCGCATCGACAAAGAAACTCACGAAGTCGATTCGCTGCCCGCGCTCAATCCGCGCGGTTCGCACAAAGTCGAAATCGTTGTCGATCGCATCGTCGTCAAAAAAGGATCACGCTCGCGAATCGCGGACAGTATCGAGGCTGCGTTGTCGATCGGCGTCGGCGTCTGTCACGTTGCGGAACCGAACGAAGCCGTTCCGGAAAATTTCTGGAACGTCGTCAAACACTCACAGCATCTGGCCTGCCATTGCTGCGGTCGGTCGTTTGAAACGCTGGGTCCACACAACTTCTCCTTCAACAGCCAGCTTGGTTGGTGCACCGATTGCGAAGGTATTGGAACGCAAACTGGAGCCGATCCGAAAGTCATCATCGATGATCCGGAACTTTCAATCAAAGCCGGTGCGATTACGATTTGGCCTTCTTTGAAATCAAAAATGTCGGCCGGCATGCTGAAGGCCTGGACGACAGGAACCGGGATTCCGGACAACAAACCGTTCAACCAGTTGGACGCACGTCAACGACGGATGGTGTTCTTTGGAACGGGCGATCGTTGGTTTGAAGTCAAAGACAAAGAGGGCAACGTTCAGTTTTCGTTCCAGTTCAAAGGTCTCTATCCGACGATGGAAGAAGCCTCGCGGCGTTCGGCCACGCTTCGCACGCGTCTGCAGTCGTTGATCGGAGAAGTCGAATGTGGTGCATGCGGCGGAAGTCGATTGCGAGAAGACGCTGCCGCGGTTCGGTTCCGGGATTTGACGATCGACGGAATCTGCCGTTTGCCGATGGGCGAAATGGTCAAGACGCTCAAGAAATGGAAACTCGATAAACGCGAGAAGAAAATCGCGGGCGAACTAATTCGAGAAATCTCCAGTCGCATTTCGTTCCTGATCGACGTCGGATTGAGCTACCTCACGCTGAACCGAACGGCAGGTTCGCTGTCCAACGGCGAAGCCCAGCGAATCCGGCTTGCCAGCCAGCTGGGAAGCGGGCTGTGCGGCGTGCTGTACGTGCTCGACGAGCCCACGATTGGGTTGCATCCGCGAGACAATACCCGGTTGTTGGCGGCGCTTCATCGCCTGCGAGATCTTGGCAATACGCTAATCGTCGTGGAGCACGATCGCGAAGTCATCGAAAGCAGCGACTCGATCTGCGACTTCGGTCCCAAATCCGGTGTGCACGGCGGCGAGATCGTCGCGCACGGTCCGCCTGCTGAAATCGCCAGGAAAGGCCTGGGAACTACGGGGCCCTACCTCGGTGGCAAAGATGGAATTCCGATTCCGACCAACCGACGCCCTGCCCTTTCTCTCGACGCACCGCCGGTTGGGAAAAAGAAGAAAGCGACGAAGAAGAAAGCTCCCAAAAAGAAGATGATCGATGCTTCGTCGGAGGAAAGTCTGGCCATGACGCTGGACGTTGTCGGCGCCCGACACAACAACCTCAAAGACATCGAAGTCAAGTTTCCGCTGGAAGCCCTGACCGTCGTCACGGGACCATCGGGATGTGGCAAAAGTTCGCTGGTCAATGAGATTCTGTACAAGGCTCTTGCTCGCCGTTTGCACCGGTCGTCGCAAACGCCTGGACAGTTCAAAGGCATCCGCGGCCTGGAGGCGATCAATAAAGTTATTCGCGTCGACCAAACGCCGCTTGGCAACTCGCCGTCTTCAAACCCGGCGACTTATACCGGAGTGTTTGAGCAAATTCGTGAACTGTTTGCCAACTTGCCTGACTCGAAAGTTCGTGGCTATACGGCGCGTCGATTCAGCTTCAACGTTCCCGGCGGACGCTGTGAAGAGTGTACCGGCCAGGGAATGTACTGCATCGAAATGCACTTCCTGCCGGACGTCTGGATTCCATGCGAGACCTGTAAAGGGCAACGCTACAACGAAGAAACGTTGTCCGTGAAATTCAACGGTAAATCGATCGCGGACGTGCTGAACATGCCTTGCGGCGAAGCACTCCAACTGTTCCGCAAGATTCCCAAGATTCGTCGCACGTTGAAAACGCTTTGCGATGTCGGACTTGATTATGTAACCCTCGGCCAGAGCGCGCCAACGCTCTCCGGCGGTGAAGCTCAACGTGTGAAACTTTCGGCGGAACTCGCGCGTCCCGACACCGGACGAACGTTGTATTTGCTGGATGAGCCCACAACCGGTTTGCACTTTGAGGATCTCAAGAAACTGATCGAAGTCATCCAACGGTTGGTCGATGTCGGCAACACGGTCGTTGTCATCGAGCACAATCTTGACTTGATTAAGTGCGCTGACTGGGTGATCGATATGGGCCCTGAAGCCGGTTCCGCAGGCGGCGAAGTCGTCATCGCTGGTACGCCGGAAATGGTCGTCGAGTACGCCGAACAGGCCAAAGCTTTGGCAGAAGCCGACGCCAAGCCAAAGCCAGTCAAGAAGAAATCGAAAGCTTCACCAGCGAAGAAGAAAACGACCAAAAAGGCTGCTCCGATGCCACGCAGTTGGACCGGAGAAGCACTGGCTCCGACGCTTGCCGAAGGTCCGTTCTTTAAACGCGAAAAATACGATCCGGCGGCAGACGATGAGTGGCTTGAAGGCGATATGGATATCGACGAAGTCGGCGACGCCGTGCAGATGCCGTGGGAAACTGACGGGCGAACCTGGCACACCAGCGGACGGGTCGGTCGCAACGGAGAGATTATCAACTGGAACGGAAAAATTCTGGACGAGATCGTCGACCGAATCGAAAATTGTGAAGGCTTCAGCGATACCAGTTGGAATGAGCGTGCGACGGTTGAGATTTTCGGCGAAGTCAAAAAGAACGGCTGGTTCTTCAACGCTCTGACGGGCGACCCGTGGTTCGTGAAGCTCAAGTTCCGCGTTCGTCCGCGAACGTTCAAGCAGGAAGAGCTTCAGGACCGTATTCCGTTGCCGTCGCCAAACCAGATGGACCACTTGCCGGTTTACGGAAACTCGCCTCGCGTCCAGGTGAACAACACACGCGGCGGATGGCAAGAAGTCGAAATCAAAGCCCACTCGTGGGAAGAAATCGACATCCCTGAATTCTGGAAGTTTATCGACGAGTGTATCCAGAGTTTCACGGAGAAAGTTGAAAGTGTCGATACCGATATCAGTGAGCAAACTCCCTGGGCGAAGCTTGGTGAGAAATGGCACTTTATGAAAAAGGGTTTTACTGCCGGTGACATTAGTTGGGACATGAAAGTTCTGGAGACACTTCGTGATCTGCTACTTGAGGCGGCTCCGGAAGGTGAATTTCAGTGGACCAACGAGCAGGTTGTGCACTTCCGTTTGCCAGATAGTCAGGAACCATGGGCCAGTATTCAGACCAAGAAAGCAGAAGCCCTTACGTTACAGTTGGCGAATTCGGATGAGAACATGACGTTAGGGCGAGTCGCCGATCTGGCCGACGATCCGGAAGTCAGCACCGACGGAGACCGCCAGGTGGTTAGGCTTTCGTTCCGGGAAGTCAAGCAACTTAAAAATTCAAAATTCAGAGAATTTCTTGAGGAACATTTGCAGGGAGCGTGATCAAGAATCGATGCTGTCTGTCCGATAAGAACACAGGTTAATGTTTGCAAACAGGCAACGGTAACCTAAAATATAAACTCATCTGGCAACTACGGCTGAGGGACCAATTTTTGGGTTAACCGGAGTCACCAAAGGCTAGTGCTCAGCACGTCTGACTTCCGTTTTTCTCCCAGCGACTCCCATCGCTACGACCGCCGGATGAAATTTTTGCCGCATCGCAATTGCTTTGCGGTTTTTTTATGCGCCGATCCAACGGAAACCAGAACCATCGCATCCGCAATTTCAGCAGCGCGTTGTACATTCGCGCGAACCAGGGCTAAATTCATGGCTTGAAACGACCACCATTGAATCGAACCGGTTTTCGAAATGAAACTCAAACTCGCGTTGCTGTTCTCGCTACTGTCGGGACTGTGTTTTCTGCAACCAGCACCCTGCCACGCGGTGCAACTTGTCGACGGTGTCGATAAACAACCGCTCGTTGCCGCGACCAAGCGAATGATGGTTGCACTCGAAGCCGCCGGATCGCCGTTGTCAGTAGAAGCAACTGCGGCGCTTGAGAAAGCGTTCCGTAAACCCGGCGCCGAATCGGTTGCCGGGATCCAGAAAGTACTCGACCCGCTTTGCCTTGCGCACGTCGAAATCAACGCAGAGAGCCGAGTCAAAGTTCGGGTTGGCGAATGCAAAAAAGAACTGATGCAAAACGGATGGCGGGCCTTTCTGGTCAAAGTCCACAATATGGCCAGGATCAATCCGCTGTTGGTCGTCGAAAGCCCCAACGCGGCACCGGTTTATCAGCAAGGCAAATGGCCTCGGGAGCGTCCGCGCTCCGATGAAAAACTGGTCGATCAGGATGAAGTTCTCGATCGATTTTTGACCATTTCGATGCTCGACCGTCCTCCGCTGCAGCGAAAACTTTCCGGGCTGGAGCTCGAGTATCGCGTGCTGTTGCTGTACAGTCGCGACGCCGGTCAGCGAGAGGCTTCGTTATCGTTTCACATCGGCGCCGGCACAAAAGACATTGGCTTTCGCAGCGCCATGCCGGTTCTGTTTGACTGTCAGCGAGCCGTAGAAGTCAAACTCAACGTGCGGGATTTCGACAACAAACCAACGACGGCTTCGTTTGTCATCGTCGACGAACAGGGTCGCGTTTATCCGCACCAAAGCCGTCGGCTGGCGCCGGACTTCTTCTTTCACCGCCAGGTTTATCGTAGTGACGGCGAATCCGTTTGGCTTCCACCAGGCAAGTATTCATTTACGGTGTCACGCGGCCCCGAATATTTGCCGCTTGAGTTCAAGGAAACGATTGCCGATGCCAAATCGCATGAGTTGTCGATTCGACTTGAACGCTGGACGCATCTCGCGAAACGCAATTGGTTTTCTGGCGATCACCATATCCATGCGGCAGGCTGTTCACACTACGACAGCCCGACCGAAGGCGTCGGTCCCGAAGCCATGATGCGTCACGTGCGTGGAGAAGATCTCAACATTGGCAACGTGCTAAGTTGGGGGCCGTGCTGGTACACCCAGAAACAGTACTTCAATGGCGACGTTTCCAAACTGTCGACGCCCGAAAACATTCTGCGCTACGACGTCGAAGTCAGCGGCTTTCCATCGTCGCACTGCGGGCATCTTTGTCTGCTTAAGCTGGCCGAAGACGACTATCCCGATGCCGAAAACCTTGAAGACTGGCCAAGCTGGACGTTGCCGGTATTGAAGTGGGGCAAAGAGCAAGGCGGCATTGTCGGATACAGCCACAGCGGTTGGGGAATCGCGACACCGGATATCATGCCCGACGGATCACGCGGATTTCCGGAGGCACGTTGGGGCGGAGCGCCAGATGATTGGCGAGGCAAGCCATCGGAACTGTTGCCGGATTACGCGATGCCGCGTTTCGATGGAATTGGAGCCAACGAATACGTCGTGACCGCCGCGCACAATGTTTGCGATTTCATCTCAGCCGTCGATACGCCGGCGTTCTGGGAATTGAACATCTGGTATCACACGCTCAACTGTGGCATGACAACTCGCATCAGCGGTGAGACAGACTTTCCCTGCATCTACGATGACAAAGTTGGGCTCGGTCGCGTGTACGTAAAGTTTCCTGACGACACGCCGCTGAACTACAACACCTGGGTGGAAGGTTTGCGTGACGGGCGGAGTTACGTGTCCGATGGGCTGAGCCATATCGTTGACTTCAAAATCAATGGGCTTGGCGTTGGCGAGAAAGTCAACGATTCTTCAGCGAACAGTCGGATTGACCTGAAAGAACCGTCAACGGTGAAACTCAGCTTCGATGCAACGGCGATGCTTCCCCAATGGACGACGGAAGAAACTGAAGCCATCCGTGAACGGCGGCTTGATGAGAAACCGTATTGGCACATTGAGCGTTGCCGAATCGGATTGACCCGCACAGTGCCGGTTGAGATTGTCGTCAACGGTGAAGTCGTCAAAACTGAAATGCTGGTTGCTGATGGAAAATTCAACACGTTTGAAACGGAACTCAAAATCGAAAAATCATCCTGGGTTGCTGTTCGAATTCTTCCGTCGAGTCACACCAATCCGATCTTTGTCCACGTCGATGGGCAACCGATTCGGGCAAATTCAAAAAGTGCCCAATGGTGTATCGACGCTGTTGGCGTTTGTTGGGATGCGAAGAAACATCAGATTCGCGAATCCGAGCAGGAGGCTGCAAAGAAGGCTTACGACCAGGCCGCTGACGTGTATCGGAAGATTCTTTCCGAGTGCGTTGGAGACTGAGGGGCGGGACTTTAACATTTTTGTAACTGTCCAACTTATGGTCAAAACGGCGCCAGGTTACGCTTTCCTGCACATTTGCGGGTCCAGACGAGTGCTATTTCTTGTTGACTCTCCATCGCGGAGTTAACCTGTACATGTCCGGAAATACAGATGTCCCCGGAGCCCAAGACACTTTTGACTGCACACGAATGAATCGCAAACAGGGATTTACGCTCGTCGAGCTGTTGGTCGTTATCTCGATCATCGGAGTGCTTGTCAGTATGCTGTTGCCGGCTGTGCAAAGTGTGCGCGAAGCGGCTCGTCGAACCGAATGTCTCAACAACCTCAAGCAGATGGGGTTGGCGATCCATTCTTACGAAGGCGCGCATAAACAGATACCGCCATCGCGGCCGGCTGACGGATTTTTGACTTGGCCAACGTTGCTGCTGCCGTTCATGGAGCAGAAGAATCTTTGCAACGAGTTTGATATGCAAGCGCCTTACGCGATGCAGGATCCGAATGTGGTCAATCGTGGCGCCGCGGTCATGATTTGCCCAAGCCGTCGATCGTCCGTTGAGATCAGCAACTCCGAAAGTCATGACTGGCCTGTCGGCGTCGTTGGAGACTATGCCGGAAACGCCGGATCCCATGTGCACTTTCTCGATTTCGGATGGACGCTGTTCAGCGGCGATGCGGACGGCGTCTTCAACTCCGGACTGGCCAAAGACAACCCTGTCGTCGACGGACGGTTGGTCGGACCGATCAAAGGACGCTATACGTTTACTTCTGTTTCGGACGGGTTGTCTAATACGATTTTCGTTG is part of the Mariniblastus fucicola genome and harbors:
- a CDS encoding DUF642 domain-containing protein, whose protein sequence is MKRRRRAKNGHDYSVLEPRQLLATTGLPQFDGDASIDTGLIVNADFDQNEVADATAERVLISDVPGWSQTAGASDTISLVGFNDSPRGTGFHLDAQADVLESISQDVAVVEDQLYTLAFDLLGRPVGDTADASTNDVRILWDGEQVGIFSGITDFWQTFTVTVRGTDAETSRLEIQEVDGVGNDGVGAMLDNLRLVPVSNQAVENGSFEDNESGTVSQDDVPGWSVSADEDERLADIQTGTASDGSQFVNLDRQSDNSDILFTDITTENGGIYFVSFDLRSESGVVGEDEEVRVRWNDEWVGTYRGNSDWQSFGFTVRADSDLTRLVFREPGGEFTGDGDGPLLDNVTITKVVPSLSVSVGDTTEFEFTENDGQLELGSGITAINSTVSDAITGFTVSLPASADSATEILRVDGLDSFVESEDGTLTFEADLNSDEFLTVLQTLTYENTSDNPVAGTRSIAIQVSSGSVTSPSANLTVNVTPVNDVPVITDIADGMASVDQLFNVQATATDAEDETITWSVTAAGSAILDGDVEPTIDSGGTISWTPAREGAAVFTVRATDATGDFSETQFSVTATEQTFLDTGNVIVNSGTDLPLFDSTAATDDAIGETLADFEAQTITGEAFNSIEPGVGRIYAVLAHWCPFCNDELPEIVEWLGDTDLGDDVEFVAAAVSVDPDDETYPPSQWFSDAGYDGTIIVDNTQAKLMDLLGTDRFPFLVGVDSSGEVVYRSQGLSTQAQFDAALAAVRS
- the uvrA gene encoding excinuclease ABC subunit UvrA translates to MPASDIVVKGAREHNLQNVDLVLPRNQLICLTGVSGSGKSSFAFDTVFAEGQRRYVESLSSFARQFLGQMSKPDVDLISGLSPSISIAQKSSGNNPRSTVGTITEIYDFLRILYARVGQGFCPKCNTPITAQSKDQIIGSIFTLPENTSYSILAPVVRAQKGEHKDLFAELLRRGYSRARVDGETVSLSSEINLDRSRRHNVEVVIDRLVASPAIRSRLTESVEAALKIGKGTLVVEFADESAAQSAPVNPDAPEAESTGKTSRRKKKTRNKSISGSDSDRVYSADYACPGCGLGFSPPTPQMFSFNSPQGMCLGCDGLGDVFTFDRDLLVPEPHKSFQQGCFELLGKWKDLGRWKRHIYQGVADTVERELNLEAGTMLETAWEDLTEQQQDMWLYGTDDMHITYTWKGGNSPMKYGGQFPGIVSELDEKYQQLTSAPKIRSLEAYMNEIKCVECGGARLNRQSRNFRLKTTHESFADKPELSLPDVCNLSIAEVRAFFSGLDLDDVRNYVATEPLKEIRNRLGFLLNVGLDYLTLNRTAPTLSGGETQRIRLAGQIGAGLVGVLYILDEPSIGLHARDNDRLISTLEHLRDLGNTVVVVEHDEDTMRAADYLIDFGPGPGVRGGEVVVEGHPSEIIKDKKSLTAQYLSGRLEIEIPEQRRLTDPEKSLRITNCKHNNLLGVDVEIPLGRFVCVTGVSGSGKSSFVNGILKEVLKQELNGGISEAGEFGEIIGLEHLDKMIAIDQSPIGRTPRSNPGTYVKLFDEIRKLYTQLPEAKTRGYKAGRFSFNVRGGRCEACEGNGSNKLEMDFLADVWVTCPICQGARFNRETLQVQYKGKSIADVLQMEIEEALHFFESIPAIHKKLLTLQAVGLEYLKIGQPSPTLSGGEAQRIKLARELAKRSTGKTLYLLDEPTTGLHFADIRLLLQVLQDFVEAGNTVLVVEHNLDVIKTADWVIDLGPEGGSGGGQLVISGTPEEVAACPESHTGKAIAKALEPRAEIPAPESGTKSMTPTLATEIKVRGASQHNLKTLDLDVERDKMTVFSGPSGSGKSSMAMDTIYAEGQRRYVESLSSYARQFVNQLEKPRVDQIEGLSPAIAIEQKTLGSTPRSTVGTVTEVYDYLRILMARLGTPYCPDCDKPIGTQTSDDIVDKILAYDEGTRLLLMAPVAPESGQSYEQLWDDIRANGYQRVRIDKETHEVDSLPALNPRGSHKVEIVVDRIVVKKGSRSRIADSIEAALSIGVGVCHVAEPNEAVPENFWNVVKHSQHLACHCCGRSFETLGPHNFSFNSQLGWCTDCEGIGTQTGADPKVIIDDPELSIKAGAITIWPSLKSKMSAGMLKAWTTGTGIPDNKPFNQLDARQRRMVFFGTGDRWFEVKDKEGNVQFSFQFKGLYPTMEEASRRSATLRTRLQSLIGEVECGACGGSRLREDAAAVRFRDLTIDGICRLPMGEMVKTLKKWKLDKREKKIAGELIREISSRISFLIDVGLSYLTLNRTAGSLSNGEAQRIRLASQLGSGLCGVLYVLDEPTIGLHPRDNTRLLAALHRLRDLGNTLIVVEHDREVIESSDSICDFGPKSGVHGGEIVAHGPPAEIARKGLGTTGPYLGGKDGIPIPTNRRPALSLDAPPVGKKKKATKKKAPKKKMIDASSEESLAMTLDVVGARHNNLKDIEVKFPLEALTVVTGPSGCGKSSLVNEILYKALARRLHRSSQTPGQFKGIRGLEAINKVIRVDQTPLGNSPSSNPATYTGVFEQIRELFANLPDSKVRGYTARRFSFNVPGGRCEECTGQGMYCIEMHFLPDVWIPCETCKGQRYNEETLSVKFNGKSIADVLNMPCGEALQLFRKIPKIRRTLKTLCDVGLDYVTLGQSAPTLSGGEAQRVKLSAELARPDTGRTLYLLDEPTTGLHFEDLKKLIEVIQRLVDVGNTVVVIEHNLDLIKCADWVIDMGPEAGSAGGEVVIAGTPEMVVEYAEQAKALAEADAKPKPVKKKSKASPAKKKTTKKAAPMPRSWTGEALAPTLAEGPFFKREKYDPAADDEWLEGDMDIDEVGDAVQMPWETDGRTWHTSGRVGRNGEIINWNGKILDEIVDRIENCEGFSDTSWNERATVEIFGEVKKNGWFFNALTGDPWFVKLKFRVRPRTFKQEELQDRIPLPSPNQMDHLPVYGNSPRVQVNNTRGGWQEVEIKAHSWEEIDIPEFWKFIDECIQSFTEKVESVDTDISEQTPWAKLGEKWHFMKKGFTAGDISWDMKVLETLRDLLLEAAPEGEFQWTNEQVVHFRLPDSQEPWASIQTKKAEALTLQLANSDENMTLGRVADLADDPEVSTDGDRQVVRLSFREVKQLKNSKFREFLEEHLQGA